Proteins encoded by one window of Halobacteriovorax sp. GB3:
- a CDS encoding M48 family metalloprotease, with amino-acid sequence MKKAVLIFLFLFLSCQKEEQMTLENQFISGDHVFGALQQRDQFIQRPKTSACHRNDYYENSFFSIIFKEHINKTKHKLHIQLAQKILDHILKENSAYLDNSPYLESNKGLCVIIYDIDEINGFGVPGTMDDGIIYLTKKTIDQAKSIDEIASTLAHEMAHLTMNHHPERLPYQLFSNHSFYLFYERYFELAMEINTLTKEQQKLLFKVMNKSRNEVLIDKIESLILNDKRAFTLPLNRLFSNIDISLLKNEFSDFYEAYNLLAKENNSLTLKKRVLEHKMKKLAKKEKQSEMLVAWRELEADEVGLEFYLRSGFDPNEYSNRDKVLAKEQADAGIHCHGNEMPVLAGTHPASCYRVSNNDREMKIHHNEYQKFMKRQFPHLENLFKQIKDQSLKGK; translated from the coding sequence ATGAAAAAAGCTGTTCTCATTTTTTTATTTCTCTTCCTTTCTTGCCAAAAAGAAGAACAAATGACGTTAGAAAATCAATTTATTTCTGGTGACCATGTTTTTGGAGCGCTTCAACAGAGAGATCAATTTATTCAACGTCCTAAGACTTCAGCCTGTCATAGAAATGATTACTACGAAAATTCATTTTTCTCTATCATCTTCAAAGAGCATATCAACAAGACAAAGCACAAGCTCCATATTCAATTAGCTCAGAAAATACTCGATCACATCTTAAAAGAGAATTCTGCTTATTTAGATAATTCGCCGTATCTTGAATCGAATAAAGGCCTCTGTGTAATCATCTACGATATTGATGAAATTAATGGTTTCGGTGTTCCAGGAACTATGGACGATGGAATCATCTATTTGACAAAGAAAACCATTGATCAAGCAAAGTCCATCGACGAGATAGCCTCAACTCTTGCTCATGAGATGGCCCATCTTACGATGAATCATCATCCAGAGAGACTTCCCTATCAACTTTTTAGTAATCATAGTTTCTATCTCTTTTATGAGCGCTACTTTGAGTTGGCCATGGAAATAAATACATTAACTAAAGAGCAACAGAAACTTCTATTTAAAGTCATGAATAAAAGTCGCAATGAAGTTTTGATCGATAAGATTGAATCCCTCATTCTTAATGACAAGAGGGCCTTTACATTGCCTTTGAATCGACTTTTTTCAAATATAGATATCTCTCTTTTAAAGAATGAATTTAGTGATTTTTACGAAGCATACAATCTTCTTGCTAAAGAAAATAATTCTCTCACTTTAAAAAAGCGTGTTCTTGAACATAAAATGAAAAAGTTAGCAAAGAAAGAGAAGCAATCAGAAATGCTTGTTGCCTGGAGAGAGCTTGAGGCCGATGAAGTTGGACTAGAATTCTATCTAAGAAGTGGGTTTGATCCTAACGAATATAGTAATAGAGATAAGGTCTTGGCCAAAGAACAGGCCGATGCCGGCATCCATTGTCATGGAAATGAGATGCCCGTTCTGGCAGGAACCCATCCGGCAAGCTGTTATCGCGTTTCAAATAACGATCGTGAAATGAAAATTCACCATAATGAATATCAAAAATTTATGAAGAGACAATTTCCTCATCTAGAAAATCTTTTCAAACAGATCAAAGATCAAAGTCTTAAAGGGAAATAG
- a CDS encoding arylamine N-acetyltransferase family protein codes for MFNAQDYLKKIELSQERPSLAFLEALQKKHLELFCFSNAEVLLKSGELLPLDRDSLYKKIVTKRIGGYCFEHNKLFCELLIELGFNAKISIARVLNNKIEMDAPRTHRVTIVHFEGRDYLVDVGFGMNCLTKPLLIENGFSLEIGSRKAHIDLNQYGEFSFSYSDRNYPNGYVLYSFNLERYSEADCLVGHFFSHHYPEAVFVRNFVLTKIADEKRYSLVNFGLRRYVDGEEENSTLSTFDEFKDCVTSFFGLNLSDEELKKLYRHIENSISL; via the coding sequence ATGTTTAATGCCCAAGACTATTTAAAGAAGATTGAATTATCGCAAGAGAGACCATCTCTTGCTTTTTTAGAGGCCTTACAAAAGAAACATCTCGAACTTTTTTGCTTTTCAAATGCTGAAGTTCTTTTGAAGTCAGGAGAACTCTTACCCCTTGATCGAGATTCTCTTTATAAGAAAATTGTAACGAAGAGAATCGGCGGCTATTGCTTTGAACATAATAAGCTCTTTTGCGAATTGCTTATAGAACTTGGCTTCAATGCAAAAATTTCAATAGCTAGAGTTCTTAATAATAAAATTGAAATGGATGCTCCGAGAACTCACCGTGTAACGATCGTTCATTTTGAAGGGCGAGATTATCTTGTTGATGTTGGTTTTGGCATGAATTGTCTTACCAAACCCTTATTGATTGAAAATGGTTTTAGCCTCGAAATTGGATCGAGGAAAGCTCATATTGACTTAAATCAATATGGAGAGTTTTCTTTTTCTTATAGTGATAGAAACTATCCAAATGGTTATGTCCTTTATAGTTTTAATTTGGAACGCTATAGCGAAGCCGATTGTTTAGTCGGTCATTTCTTTTCACATCACTATCCAGAAGCTGTCTTTGTTCGCAATTTTGTCCTGACTAAAATTGCAGATGAAAAACGTTATTCTTTAGTAAATTTTGGGCTCCGTCGCTATGTTGATGGAGAAGAGGAAAACTCAACGCTATCAACTTTTGATGAGTTCAAAGATTGTGTGACGTCTTTTTTTGGATTAAACCTGAGCGACGAAGAGTTAAAGAAGCTTTATCGTCATATTGAAAACTCTATTTCCCTTTAA
- a CDS encoding AGE family epimerase/isomerase, whose protein sequence is MKTFLKDTFFPFWLKHGVDELGGFQERLKLDLTPYREENKKRVLVQFRQSFVFARAYQLTNDSSYADAARRGLQFAFESYWDSDKGGFLHALDIHLKPLISNRNLYDHAFALFAMAHIYDVFKNEEGEEHLEILSWINKVSTYIDEKFKCDRGYYEYLDANNLALTNPREQNPHMHLLEGYLALYEFVGDQTYLDKASELVTLFCTYMQEPKLGGVVEFFSSDWSTYDEKLGDKIEPGHCFEWAWLLMEFSRLSNRSDVIQAAKKAYEFGVRFGYDQAFGGYFNEVNRLGEVSNEKKRIWPETEAIKAHVSMYKNTGNISYKEMAQRDLDFLLKNRLNENGSWKEHLSRELEDQTDVHPSTTAYHLLMAFLEFEKNS, encoded by the coding sequence ATGAAAACATTTTTAAAAGATACCTTTTTTCCGTTTTGGCTAAAGCATGGCGTAGATGAGCTTGGAGGATTCCAAGAACGTCTAAAATTAGATCTCACTCCCTACAGAGAAGAGAATAAAAAAAGAGTGCTCGTTCAATTTAGGCAGTCCTTTGTTTTTGCTAGGGCCTATCAATTAACGAATGACTCTTCTTATGCTGATGCTGCTAGAAGAGGACTTCAATTTGCTTTTGAATCTTATTGGGATAGTGATAAAGGTGGTTTCTTACACGCTCTTGATATTCATTTAAAACCTCTTATTTCAAACCGAAATCTCTACGATCATGCCTTCGCTCTTTTTGCAATGGCCCATATTTACGATGTTTTTAAAAATGAAGAAGGGGAAGAACATTTAGAGATTCTCTCTTGGATTAATAAAGTATCAACGTATATTGATGAAAAGTTTAAATGTGACAGAGGCTACTACGAGTATTTAGATGCTAATAATCTTGCTTTAACAAATCCTCGCGAACAGAATCCTCACATGCATCTGCTTGAAGGTTACTTGGCCCTCTACGAATTTGTAGGAGACCAAACTTATCTTGATAAGGCCAGTGAGCTTGTAACTCTATTTTGTACATACATGCAAGAGCCTAAATTAGGTGGAGTTGTTGAGTTCTTTAGCTCTGATTGGTCTACTTACGATGAAAAACTTGGCGATAAAATTGAACCAGGTCACTGCTTTGAGTGGGCCTGGTTATTAATGGAGTTTTCAAGATTATCAAATCGATCAGATGTTATTCAAGCTGCTAAGAAGGCCTATGAGTTTGGAGTTCGCTTTGGTTATGACCAAGCGTTTGGTGGTTATTTTAATGAAGTAAATCGTTTAGGCGAAGTGAGTAACGAGAAAAAGAGAATTTGGCCTGAAACAGAGGCCATTAAGGCCCATGTTTCAATGTATAAAAATACTGGCAATATATCCTATAAAGAAATGGCCCAAAGGGATTTAGATTTTCTCTTGAAAAACCGACTCAATGAAAATGGATCTTGGAAAGAGCACCTTTCACGTGAGCTAGAAGATCAAACGGATGTTCATCCTTCGACAACAGCTTATCACTTATTAATGGCCTTTTTAGAATTTGAGAAAAATTCTTAA
- a CDS encoding trypsin-like serine protease — protein MRYLFILVFNFLLFSNPSFAIVNEEGSIEISSDHPASYSSVALLDETKTVFCSGTLISSQIVLTAKHCLSKREIKKLYVYFGENTNHLNESLLRPLTEVGFYGQRDDGKISFPNFDAAWVRFKGKAPKAKKAITLFNSDYQLSKSDLIHLAGFGESSLDKWSSRTGVLGAAETTFDYFLNTNIYHHLILFDGQDGKGACHGDSGGPAYIQVRGKWYLLGLTNGFDVSLTPKSMRRTFLEQAPYKVDCKFNQSLYTHVGYLKNWLTKSTGLNFGTSEKDVNQVNEKHVGFKAWCENVQSYQSEWVTVKSLIEYVLDNQDIAFDRKKVLQSCSYTLEVLNQLKSFNLTRYYKLGSLAPLEDVDFNYVRITKRDLSGIDLSPLAKMPSLERLVLSKNNLHGNDTLKNLFRSKSLTAMDLSGNQIESIDIQNKNHVLQELDLSGNQLEDLSELIGLSHLKKLYLAEQSIRIDLRPLLEMSSLTDLDLYETDVVNNDSLDRLQQQLIHLYK, from the coding sequence ATGCGATACCTATTCATTCTAGTTTTCAATTTCCTTCTTTTCTCTAATCCTTCCTTTGCTATTGTTAATGAAGAAGGAAGTATTGAAATTTCGAGTGATCATCCTGCAAGTTATAGTAGTGTCGCACTTTTGGATGAAACTAAAACTGTCTTTTGTAGTGGAACACTCATCTCATCTCAAATTGTATTAACGGCCAAGCACTGTCTTTCTAAAAGAGAAATCAAAAAGCTCTACGTTTACTTTGGTGAAAACACAAATCATCTGAACGAATCACTTCTTCGTCCTCTCACTGAAGTTGGATTCTATGGACAACGTGATGATGGTAAAATTTCATTTCCAAATTTTGATGCTGCTTGGGTTCGCTTTAAGGGGAAAGCTCCCAAGGCAAAGAAGGCAATCACTCTTTTCAATTCCGATTATCAACTCTCAAAGAGTGATTTGATTCACTTAGCTGGATTTGGAGAGTCTTCACTTGATAAGTGGTCTAGCCGTACAGGTGTACTAGGTGCCGCAGAAACAACATTTGATTATTTTTTGAATACTAATATTTACCATCACCTTATTCTCTTTGATGGACAAGATGGAAAGGGAGCATGCCATGGTGATTCAGGTGGTCCTGCCTATATTCAAGTGCGTGGGAAATGGTATCTTCTTGGACTAACAAACGGCTTTGACGTTTCTCTTACACCGAAAAGTATGAGAAGAACTTTTTTAGAGCAAGCTCCTTATAAAGTTGATTGTAAGTTTAACCAATCGCTCTACACCCATGTTGGATACTTAAAAAACTGGCTAACCAAATCAACTGGTCTAAATTTTGGAACAAGCGAAAAAGATGTAAATCAAGTGAATGAGAAGCATGTTGGTTTCAAAGCGTGGTGTGAAAATGTTCAGAGCTATCAATCAGAATGGGTAACGGTTAAAAGTTTAATTGAATATGTACTCGATAATCAGGACATTGCGTTTGATCGAAAAAAGGTCTTGCAAAGCTGTTCATATACTCTAGAAGTTCTTAATCAATTAAAAAGTTTCAATCTCACTCGCTATTATAAATTGGGTTCATTAGCGCCGCTTGAAGATGTTGATTTTAATTATGTGAGAATCACTAAAAGAGATCTCTCAGGAATTGATTTAAGTCCTCTGGCTAAAATGCCTTCTCTTGAAAGGCTTGTTCTTTCTAAAAATAACCTTCATGGTAATGACACCCTAAAAAACCTCTTTCGCTCAAAGTCACTTACGGCCATGGATTTAAGTGGCAATCAAATTGAGAGTATAGATATACAAAATAAAAATCATGTACTTCAAGAATTAGATCTAAGTGGAAATCAATTAGAAGATTTGAGCGAATTGATAGGTCTTTCTCATCTTAAAAAGCTTTATCTTGCTGAGCAATCGATTCGCATTGATCTTAGACCGCTGCTGGAGATGAGCTCTTTAACAGATCTTGATCTCTATGAGACAGATGTCGTTAATAATGATTCTTTAGACAGACTGCAACAGCAACTTATTCACTTATATAAGTGA
- a CDS encoding SulP family inorganic anion transporter, translating into MFDLISKSKETLKNDLLSGLTVALALVPEAVAFSFVAGVDPLIGLYSAFIIGLVTALCGGRPGMISGATGALAVVVVSLVANHGVEYLFSAVVLMGLIQILAGVLRLGKFVRLIPHSVMLGFVNGLAIIIFLAQLSQFQFKNAAGKMEWLNSSDMGIMLALVALTMAIIHFLPKLTKAIPSSLAAILVVTGLVHIFGLNTRTVIDMASVGGGLPQFHLPSVPFNLETLKIILPYSVILAAVGLIESLMTLQLVDEITETRGRANRECVGQGVANVITGFFSGMGGCAMIGQSMINVKSGGRGRASGASAALFLLFFIVLGSGLIEMIPLAALVGVMFMVVLGTFEWSSVRILGKIPKSDAFVIVLVSTVTIFTDLAIAVFCGIIVSALVFAWKKSEVINSTNYVDEQGNKHYILKGPLFFGSVQSFTELFNPKEDPKTIYIDFSDSKVCDYSSIEVINKIAEKYRANGKEVYIKNLQPDCQSVIDKAGKVFNAKHATS; encoded by the coding sequence ATGTTTGATCTTATTTCGAAATCGAAAGAAACGCTCAAAAATGACCTACTTTCAGGACTAACAGTTGCCCTAGCACTTGTTCCTGAAGCGGTTGCGTTTTCATTTGTGGCCGGTGTTGACCCGCTAATTGGTCTATACTCTGCCTTTATCATTGGTCTCGTCACAGCGCTGTGCGGTGGAAGACCTGGAATGATTTCTGGGGCAACAGGTGCCCTTGCTGTCGTTGTTGTTAGTCTTGTTGCCAATCACGGAGTTGAATATCTATTTAGTGCAGTAGTGCTTATGGGATTAATCCAAATTCTTGCAGGAGTCTTACGTCTTGGAAAATTTGTTCGCCTCATTCCCCACTCTGTTATGCTTGGTTTCGTAAATGGTCTGGCCATCATTATTTTTCTTGCGCAACTTTCACAATTTCAATTTAAAAATGCTGCGGGAAAAATGGAATGGTTAAACAGTTCAGACATGGGAATCATGCTTGCTCTTGTTGCTTTAACAATGGCCATTATTCACTTCCTTCCAAAGCTTACAAAAGCAATTCCATCTTCTTTAGCTGCGATTCTTGTTGTTACAGGTCTTGTCCATATCTTTGGACTTAACACTAGAACAGTTATAGACATGGCAAGTGTTGGAGGAGGACTTCCTCAATTTCATCTTCCAAGTGTTCCTTTTAATCTTGAAACACTAAAAATCATTCTTCCTTACTCTGTGATTCTAGCGGCCGTAGGACTTATTGAATCACTCATGACCCTACAACTTGTTGATGAAATTACAGAAACGAGAGGTAGAGCGAATAGAGAGTGTGTTGGTCAAGGTGTTGCCAATGTTATCACTGGTTTTTTCAGTGGTATGGGTGGTTGTGCAATGATTGGTCAAAGTATGATCAATGTAAAATCTGGTGGACGTGGAAGAGCTTCTGGTGCTAGTGCCGCTCTTTTTCTACTGTTCTTTATCGTTCTTGGCTCTGGCCTTATTGAAATGATCCCACTTGCAGCTCTTGTTGGTGTTATGTTCATGGTCGTTCTTGGAACTTTTGAATGGTCTAGTGTGCGCATTCTAGGGAAGATTCCAAAGTCTGATGCTTTTGTTATCGTTCTAGTATCTACAGTTACAATTTTCACGGATCTTGCCATCGCAGTATTCTGTGGAATCATTGTTTCAGCACTTGTTTTTGCTTGGAAAAAATCAGAAGTGATCAATTCAACGAACTATGTAGATGAACAAGGAAATAAGCACTATATTTTAAAAGGACCACTCTTTTTTGGTTCTGTTCAAAGTTTTACAGAACTCTTTAATCCAAAAGAGGACCCAAAAACAATCTACATCGATTTTTCAGATTCTAAAGTTTGTGACTATTCAAGTATCGAGGTCATTAATAAGATCGCAGAAAAATATCGCGCAAATGGTAAGGAAGTTTACATTAAAAATCTTCAGCCAGATTGCCAAAGCGTTATCGATAAGGCCGGAAAAGTCTTCAACGCAAAACACGCAACTTCATAA
- a CDS encoding LytR/AlgR family response regulator transcription factor has product MRVLIVDDERHARNRLRRLLSEYPLEIVDEASNGKEALLKISQHNPDFIFLDIQMPGLSGLEVAKSIGLGQQKIIFVTAFDHYALEAFDTNVLDYLVKPIESSRLLQTISKMGLEKEGRLEVQFGKTTRLLNLSEVIMFRAEGPYTLVFLRNDIGLVHETISNLSASLSERSFMKINRGEIINLSEVIQVNRIGDRKYEVFLENVDGPLKISRSLINDFKDRMKEMDATFR; this is encoded by the coding sequence ATGCGTGTTTTAATTGTCGATGATGAAAGGCATGCAAGAAATCGATTAAGAAGACTTCTTAGTGAATATCCATTAGAAATTGTTGATGAAGCTTCTAATGGAAAAGAGGCCCTTTTAAAAATATCTCAACACAACCCCGATTTCATCTTTTTAGATATTCAAATGCCAGGTCTGAGTGGACTAGAGGTTGCAAAGTCTATTGGACTTGGACAACAAAAAATTATTTTTGTCACCGCGTTTGATCACTATGCACTTGAAGCCTTTGATACGAATGTTCTGGACTATCTTGTGAAGCCTATTGAGAGTTCCCGTTTATTACAGACCATTTCAAAAATGGGACTAGAAAAAGAAGGTCGTTTAGAAGTTCAATTTGGCAAAACGACTCGATTATTGAATTTGTCAGAGGTTATTATGTTTAGAGCGGAAGGGCCTTATACTCTCGTTTTTTTACGTAATGACATAGGCTTAGTGCATGAGACGATTTCTAATCTGAGTGCTTCATTGTCTGAAAGATCCTTTATGAAAATCAACAGAGGGGAGATAATTAATTTGAGTGAAGTTATTCAGGTGAATCGCATTGGGGATCGAAAGTATGAAGTTTTTCTCGAGAATGTCGATGGGCCTTTAAAGATCAGTCGAAGTCTAATTAATGACTTTAAGGATCGTATGAAAGAGATGGACGCAACATTTAGATAA
- a CDS encoding sensor histidine kinase, with product MKRFIKDYLLTVFVLSPIVCLWIQFALGETDIFNRNYLVSLAVAFLTSTICLCGGEILLTSHSFLRQKFSLKEIEKKNYLLVLFRILLVVPGLDISYRLIDIFLDDFTYSGQIEQFYGGIFYTSLILLTTFVFNLVSEIKAVKKETKLKLQALEIENLKAKLKILTTQMNPHFLFNALNSIASVVLDRPEIAEEMIIKLSKLYRASLKSTEKDTHSLKDELSLCRDYLEIEKMRFEHRLNLRFEIDHTLDLNHYQIPVLYIQTLVENALKHGLSDKIEGGTIWLRIFKKGSSLIIEVEDDGQGIKVKSTEQKDGHKNSLQNCEKRLLLLNEKSTFDFEMREIGTLVTSRIQIEEAI from the coding sequence ATGAAGCGTTTTATAAAAGATTATCTCTTAACTGTTTTTGTTTTAAGTCCCATTGTCTGCCTTTGGATTCAATTTGCTTTGGGTGAAACTGATATTTTTAATAGAAATTATCTCGTCTCCCTTGCCGTGGCCTTTTTAACATCGACAATATGTCTATGTGGGGGTGAAATTCTTTTAACTTCTCACTCATTCTTAAGACAGAAATTCTCACTTAAAGAAATTGAAAAAAAGAACTACCTTCTCGTTCTTTTTCGAATACTTCTCGTCGTTCCAGGACTTGATATCAGTTATCGTCTCATCGATATTTTCTTGGATGATTTCACTTATAGTGGTCAAATAGAGCAGTTTTATGGGGGGATTTTCTATACTTCTCTGATCCTCTTAACGACTTTTGTTTTTAATCTTGTTAGTGAGATAAAAGCAGTTAAAAAAGAAACAAAACTAAAGTTACAGGCGCTTGAAATTGAAAATCTAAAAGCAAAGCTCAAGATTCTTACGACACAAATGAATCCTCACTTTCTCTTTAATGCTCTTAATTCAATAGCTTCAGTCGTTTTAGATAGACCTGAAATTGCTGAAGAAATGATCATTAAACTTTCAAAACTCTATCGTGCGAGTTTGAAGTCAACTGAAAAGGACACGCATTCTTTGAAAGATGAATTATCTCTGTGTAGAGATTATTTAGAAATTGAAAAAATGCGATTTGAACATAGGCTCAATTTAAGATTTGAAATAGATCATACTCTTGATCTAAATCATTACCAAATTCCTGTCCTCTATATCCAAACTCTCGTTGAGAACGCGCTAAAACATGGTTTAAGTGACAAAATCGAAGGGGGCACAATTTGGCTTAGAATATTTAAGAAAGGTTCTTCATTGATTATAGAAGTTGAAGATGACGGCCAAGGTATTAAAGTAAAAAGCACTGAGCAAAAAGATGGGCATAAAAATAGTCTGCAAAACTGTGAGAAGAGACTTTTACTTTTAAATGAGAAGTCTACATTTGATTTTGAGATGAGAGAGATTGGAACTCTAGTAACAAGCCGAATTCAAATTGAGGAGGCCATTTGA
- a CDS encoding substrate-binding periplasmic protein, translating into MKYLWIIFIFSLNISYANENRVRLCLENLQLYPYSTGKEQTNKKEAGALVDIIIEAHKKKGIELEIIRRPWKRCLMDTRSGKVDATAAVLWSEERDKIYAFPKKANKPHPENYLWSPEYVVITNKASNVRYKDGNLLNHKYGLSAPEGYLITSKLISKGISRGHEFGPSRGVSLVAINRIDGYVIERQIGRYFIAKEKLEDKLLINKDPFHVDKFYFVFSKSFQQEHSELAEEIWDNIAMIRNEKGKNLIDYYFKKDVLSKYL; encoded by the coding sequence ATGAAATATTTATGGATAATCTTTATTTTCTCGCTTAACATTTCTTATGCAAATGAAAATCGCGTTCGCCTTTGTCTTGAGAATCTTCAACTCTACCCTTACTCAACAGGAAAAGAGCAAACAAATAAAAAAGAAGCTGGCGCCCTCGTTGATATAATTATTGAGGCCCACAAGAAGAAGGGAATCGAATTAGAGATAATTAGGAGACCGTGGAAGCGTTGTCTCATGGATACAAGAAGCGGGAAAGTCGATGCAACTGCAGCCGTTCTTTGGTCAGAAGAAAGAGATAAAATTTACGCTTTCCCAAAGAAGGCCAATAAACCTCACCCTGAGAATTATCTCTGGTCACCTGAATATGTCGTTATTACCAATAAAGCATCAAATGTCCGTTATAAAGATGGAAATCTTCTTAATCATAAATATGGTTTAAGTGCGCCAGAAGGTTATCTCATTACATCTAAGCTCATTTCTAAAGGAATTTCTCGCGGACATGAATTTGGACCTTCACGAGGGGTTTCACTCGTTGCAATCAATCGAATAGATGGCTATGTGATTGAAAGACAAATTGGTCGCTACTTCATTGCTAAAGAAAAATTAGAGGATAAACTCCTTATCAATAAAGACCCTTTCCACGTTGATAAATTCTACTTTGTCTTTTCTAAGTCTTTTCAACAAGAACACTCAGAGCTGGCCGAAGAGATCTGGGATAATATCGCTATGATCAGAAACGAGAAAGGTAAGAACTTGATTGATTATTATTTCAAAAAAGATGTATTAAGTAAGTATCTATAA
- a CDS encoding superoxide dismutase: protein MKHELPKLPYEMDALAPHISKETLEYHYGKHHQAYVTKLNAAIEGSEFESMSLEEIIMKSSGGLFNNAAQVWNHTFYWNCLSPNGGGEAKGEVLDLINAKWGSFSSFKEEFTNAAATNFGSGWTWLVLNNGNLEIVNTDDAKNPMTDGLRPLLTVDVWEHAYYVDYRNARPKYLDAFWELLNWDFVNSNL from the coding sequence ATGAAACATGAATTACCAAAACTGCCATATGAAATGGATGCTCTTGCTCCTCATATCTCAAAAGAAACGCTCGAGTATCACTATGGTAAACACCACCAAGCTTATGTCACAAAATTAAATGCCGCTATTGAAGGTAGTGAGTTTGAAAGTATGAGTTTGGAAGAAATTATTATGAAATCAAGTGGTGGCCTTTTTAATAATGCCGCTCAAGTTTGGAATCATACTTTCTATTGGAATTGTCTATCTCCAAATGGTGGAGGAGAAGCTAAGGGAGAGGTTCTAGATTTAATTAATGCAAAATGGGGATCTTTTTCAAGTTTTAAAGAAGAGTTTACTAACGCTGCTGCAACAAATTTTGGTTCTGGATGGACATGGCTTGTCCTTAACAATGGTAACTTAGAGATTGTTAATACTGATGATGCTAAAAATCCTATGACAGATGGACTGAGACCGCTCTTAACTGTAGATGTATGGGAACATGCCTATTACGTTGATTATAGAAATGCCCGTCCTAAGTATCTCGATGCTTTTTGGGAGCTTTTAAATTGGGATTTTGTTAATTCTAATCTTTAA
- a CDS encoding GFA family protein — protein sequence MSYFGSCLCGDIKFEVTEKFLSFYLCHCKYCQKDTGSAHAANLFTKHTALKWLSGEESVRKYQVPSSRHAKSFCQNCGSAVATIQEEEQLLVVPAGSLDGPVEIRPNAHLFISSKANWDDQLHQIESFDKFPE from the coding sequence ATGAGCTATTTTGGATCATGTCTTTGTGGTGATATTAAATTTGAAGTGACTGAAAAATTTCTTAGTTTCTATCTTTGCCATTGTAAGTACTGTCAAAAGGATACAGGTTCGGCCCACGCTGCAAATCTCTTTACTAAGCATACCGCCTTGAAATGGTTATCAGGTGAAGAAAGTGTAAGAAAATATCAAGTCCCATCTTCAAGACACGCCAAAAGCTTTTGTCAAAATTGTGGAAGTGCTGTTGCTACAATACAAGAAGAAGAGCAGTTGCTCGTTGTTCCTGCTGGAAGCTTAGATGGCCCTGTTGAAATAAGGCCTAATGCTCACTTATTTATTTCTAGTAAGGCCAATTGGGACGATCAATTACATCAAATAGAGTCATTTGATAAATTTCCTGAATGA
- a CDS encoding GNAT family N-acetyltransferase, with translation MILDKMKTERLSIRRFHLLDLQDLFEMTSNEQVVKSTGLRSPLDLNTTKIRLESWCHDPEVWAIEYCVEFKVVGWIMLKKTTCDDPELGYMLAQSYWGMGIASEACRALLSFARESSFKRVIAKTDRTNHASINVLKKLGMSENSDSNNESEGLLFELFI, from the coding sequence ATGATTCTTGATAAAATGAAAACCGAAAGACTTTCTATTCGTCGCTTTCATCTCTTAGACCTTCAAGACCTTTTTGAAATGACTTCTAACGAGCAAGTTGTTAAGTCGACAGGACTTAGAAGTCCTCTTGATCTAAATACGACTAAAATTCGTCTCGAATCTTGGTGCCACGATCCCGAGGTCTGGGCCATCGAATATTGTGTAGAATTTAAAGTTGTAGGCTGGATCATGCTTAAAAAAACAACATGTGACGATCCTGAATTAGGCTATATGCTTGCTCAGTCTTACTGGGGGATGGGAATTGCCAGTGAGGCCTGTCGGGCTCTTTTATCTTTTGCTAGAGAATCAAGCTTCAAAAGAGTTATTGCAAAAACAGATCGCACAAATCATGCTTCTATCAATGTCCTTAAGAAACTTGGTATGTCAGAAAATTCAGATAGTAATAATGAAAGTGAGGGCCTACTTTTCGAATTATTTATTTAA